The following proteins come from a genomic window of Candidatus Margulisiibacteriota bacterium:
- a CDS encoding type II secretion system GspH family protein: MKLQCPERLCRAGFTMIELIIAMVVMVIVASYTFISITPYRGVKLDAAAKKVAFDLSYARNMALVMTEWYGVTFEAAPNNSYTIYKTDGTTDSIIADPAGGPFSVNLARIFNGVEISAVNIVGGKKVEFDPLGAPYVDKGGAAVSPEAAITLSYQGRSKSIYITPGTGRIHN, from the coding sequence ATGAAATTACAGTGCCCAGAGCGCCTCTGTCGAGCCGGATTCACGATGATTGAACTGATCATTGCCATGGTCGTAATGGTGATCGTTGCCTCTTACACTTTTATTTCTATAACTCCTTACCGCGGGGTCAAGCTCGACGCGGCCGCCAAAAAAGTCGCTTTTGACCTCTCCTACGCCAGGAACATGGCGCTGGTCATGACCGAATGGTATGGCGTAACTTTTGAAGCGGCGCCAAACAATTCATATACGATCTACAAAACTGATGGGACGACTGATTCCATAATCGCCGATCCGGCCGGAGGTCCGTTCAGCGTTAATCTTGCCCGGATATTTAATGGCGTTGAGATCTCGGCGGTAAATATTGTTGGAGGAAAAAAAGTGGAGTTTGATCCCCTGGGGGCTCCTTACGTTGATAAAGGAGGAGCCGCGGTTTCTCCTGAAGCGGCCATCACCTTAAGCTACCAGGGGAGGAGTAAAAGTATTTACATTACGCCAGGCACCGGGAGGATTCACAACTGA
- a CDS encoding prepilin-type N-terminal cleavage/methylation domain-containing protein produces MRKGFSLIELVIAVAILGIVMYSLITIYITTGLKGSTAEIYTIAQYLAAEKMEQTLGGSFELAVNQAQTNFTGDLAQYSFQINFNYTTPADFNASVAGPTDYKKVAVLIRHPRLGSPLELAVIRANY; encoded by the coding sequence ATGAGAAAAGGGTTTTCCTTGATTGAACTGGTCATCGCCGTTGCCATCCTGGGAATTGTTATGTATTCTCTGATCACGATCTACATCACCACCGGGCTAAAAGGCTCCACCGCCGAGATCTACACCATTGCTCAATATCTGGCGGCGGAAAAAATGGAACAGACACTGGGAGGGTCATTTGAACTGGCCGTTAACCAGGCGCAGACCAATTTTACCGGAGACCTTGCCCAATACTCGTTTCAGATTAACTTCAACTATACCACTCCCGCGGATTTTAACGCCAGCGTCGCCGGACCGACCGATTATAAAAAAGTCGCCGTTTTGATCCGTCATCCCAGGCTGGGGAGCCCGCTTGAGCTCGCGGTAATCAGGGCGAATTATTAA
- a CDS encoding type II secretion system GspH family protein, whose protein sequence is MKKGFSLIESILVITLLGLMFSGIAIFIQESLNSWLFFSAQKELLSEATGAMNRMTRELRIADKNVSIIVHTPTQVTIRDKLGHEISFAQDGSSLKRNGVILAGNLADPGGLSLRYLRDDGTDDPNMSNVSSIWIRLTLVKENSKVALESSAAIRIKNL, encoded by the coding sequence ATGAAAAAAGGTTTTTCCCTGATTGAAAGCATTCTCGTCATAACTCTTCTCGGCCTGATGTTTTCCGGGATAGCGATCTTCATTCAGGAAAGTCTCAACTCCTGGCTCTTTTTCAGCGCGCAAAAAGAACTGCTTTCTGAAGCGACCGGAGCGATGAACCGAATGACGCGGGAACTACGGATTGCCGATAAGAACGTAAGCATTATTGTCCACACTCCGACGCAGGTGACCATTCGCGATAAGCTTGGTCATGAGATCTCTTTCGCGCAGGACGGCTCTTCCCTGAAGAGGAATGGCGTTATCCTTGCCGGGAACCTGGCCGATCCAGGCGGACTCTCTCTCCGCTACTTGAGAGACGACGGGACTGACGATCCAAACATGAGTAATGTCTCATCCATTTGGATCCGCCTGACACTGGTCAAGGAAAACAGCAAGGTCGCGCTCGAATCATCGGCGGCAATAAGGATAAAAAATCTATGA